One genomic region from Planctomycetota bacterium encodes:
- the allB gene encoding allantoinase AllB translates to MPIDLLIRGGQLVTPTGVREADLAIDGGRIVGFDSADARDEIDATGLHVFPGLIDPHVHFNEPGRTEWEGFATGSAALTAGGGTVFFDMPLNSTPVLDVDAFDAKAALAAEKSVADFGLWGGLTPNNLDNMPALIERGVVGFKAFMCDTGIDDFAYADLDTLRKGMEIAAEHDALVAVHAERQETAVALRERADAAPQRDWETYLKSRPPLLEVVAVQEALALAKDTGCRLHIVHVSVPYAIELVQQARADGVDVTCETCPHYLAFTEDDLVERGASLKCAPPLRNADAAAQLWEDLGGDRFAFVASDHSPCPPAMKDADDPFKVWGGIAGVQSTRSVLLSGEPALKLDAIANLTAANVADRFRIENKGQIADGFDADLALVDLSEPYELTAGMLLDRHRANPYVDRTFAGLTRRTILRGVTMYLDGNIIADPCGKLLTPWRLS, encoded by the coding sequence GTATCGTTGGCTTCGACTCGGCCGATGCGCGTGATGAGATCGACGCGACCGGACTCCATGTCTTCCCCGGACTGATCGACCCGCACGTCCACTTCAACGAGCCAGGGCGCACGGAATGGGAAGGCTTCGCTACCGGTAGCGCGGCGCTGACAGCTGGCGGGGGGACGGTGTTCTTCGACATGCCGCTCAACTCCACGCCGGTGCTCGACGTCGATGCGTTTGACGCAAAAGCCGCACTGGCCGCGGAGAAGAGCGTCGCAGACTTCGGCCTCTGGGGCGGGCTCACGCCGAACAATCTCGACAACATGCCCGCCTTGATCGAGCGCGGCGTCGTCGGCTTCAAGGCGTTCATGTGCGACACTGGCATCGATGACTTCGCCTACGCCGATCTTGACACCCTGCGGAAAGGAATGGAGATCGCCGCCGAACACGACGCGCTCGTCGCGGTCCACGCCGAACGGCAGGAGACGGCGGTCGCGCTGCGTGAGCGCGCGGATGCGGCACCGCAACGCGATTGGGAAACCTATTTGAAAAGCCGTCCACCACTGCTGGAAGTGGTCGCGGTACAGGAAGCGCTCGCGCTTGCGAAGGACACCGGCTGCCGGCTGCACATCGTGCATGTGAGCGTGCCATATGCCATCGAGTTGGTGCAGCAAGCGCGCGCCGATGGCGTCGATGTCACTTGCGAAACCTGCCCGCACTACCTCGCGTTCACCGAGGACGATCTGGTCGAGCGCGGTGCATCGCTCAAGTGCGCACCGCCGCTGCGTAACGCCGACGCGGCCGCCCAGCTTTGGGAGGACCTCGGCGGCGATCGTTTCGCGTTCGTCGCTTCTGACCATTCGCCCTGTCCGCCGGCCATGAAAGACGCCGACGATCCGTTCAAGGTGTGGGGTGGGATCGCCGGCGTGCAATCGACGCGATCGGTGTTGCTCAGCGGCGAGCCGGCGCTCAAGCTCGACGCCATTGCGAACCTTACCGCGGCCAACGTTGCCGACCGCTTTCGCATTGAAAACAAAGGCCAAATCGCTGATGGTTTCGACGCCGACCTTGCGCTAGTTGACCTGTCCGAGCCGTACGAACTCACGGCCGGAATGTTGCTCGACCGGCATCGTGCCAACCCCTACGTCGACCGCACGTTCGCAGGACTCACCCGCCGCACGATCCTCCGTGGCGTCACCATGTATCTCGACGGCAACATCATCGCCGACCCGTGCGGCAAGCTGCTTACACCGTGGAGGTTGTCATGA